Proteins found in one Sorghum bicolor cultivar BTx623 chromosome 1, Sorghum_bicolor_NCBIv3, whole genome shotgun sequence genomic segment:
- the LOC8062234 gene encoding serine/threonine-protein kinase Nek1 isoform X1, with translation MDQYEVLEQIGKGAFGSALLVRHKLERKKYVLKKIRLARQTDRTRRSAHQEMQLIATVRNPFIVEYKDSWVDKGCSVCIVIGYCEGGDMAEAIKRANDTHFSEEKLCQWLVQLLMALDYLHAHHILHRDVKCSNIFLTRDQNIRLGDFGLAKILTADDLASSVVGTPTYMCPELLADIPYGTKSDIWSLGCCMYEMTALKPAFKAFDMQALINKITKSIVSPLPTRYSGAFRGLVRSMLRRSPEHRPSAAELLKHPHLQPYMLQVHLKSGPSRSITPVHQSPNEKRMTFSTEPVCRSKGRRNSLGSERIVTFSTPSPDKNSVSSIRSIKDYTTTQSVKELSVDDSQVEVTSKPVASRTSNVVKAPKTTPWKMMTTLRNRLEAPQASYDRTSHTEQFSRTPVDNRHGHLARRASLPLPVFETPNPKRSSMSILERLESPDVSVNSPRIDRIAEFPLASWEEGPLFSIVKPSTPTAATPPFVDWSITKDKCTAQTLRSAATAGADGGDNGRSDDGGGGGGGSGSSSGRDTTVTAAASSRGSSGSSLLMLRQQPKGRFDTTSYQQRAEALEGLLEFSAQLLQQERYEELGVLLRPFGPDEKVSPRETAIWLTKSFKEATATGL, from the exons ATGGATCAGTACGAGGTGCTGGAGCAGATCGGTAAAGGAGCATTTGGCTCTGCTCTGCTGGTCAGGCATAAGCTGGAGAGGAAGAA GTATGTGTTGAAAAAGATCCGCCTTGCGCGTCAGACAGACCGCACTCGCCGGTCTGCCCACCAGGAG ATGCAGCTCATTGCTACAGTGAGGAATCCATTCATTGTGGAGTACAAGGATTCATGGGTGGATAAG GGTTGCTCCGTCTGCATTGTTATAGGGTATTGTGAGGGAGGAGACAT GGCTGAAGCTATTAAAAGAGCTAATGATACCCACTTTTCTGAAGAG AAGCTTTGCCAGTGGCTAGTGCAGCTTCTCATGGCCCTTGACTATTTGCATGCACATCACATTCTTCACCGTGATGTGAAG TGCTCGAATATATTTCTTACTAGGGATCAGAATATAAGACTTG GTGACTTTGGGCTTGCTAAAATATTGACCGCTGATGATCTAGCATCCTCG GTTGTAGGAACACCAACTTATATGTGCCCAGAACTTCTTGCTGATATACCTTATGGTACCAAATCTGACATTTGGTCACTAG GATGCTGCATGTATGAAATGACTGCACTCAAACCTGCTTTTAAAGCTTTT GATATGCAAGCCCTTATAAACAAGATTACTAAGTCGATAGTATCACCTTTACCAACAAGATATTCTGGTGCATT TCGAGGACTTGTTAGGAGCATGCTACGGAGAAGTCCAGAGCACAGGCCAAGT GCAGCTGAACTACTTAAGCATCCACATCTACAACCGTACATGCTGCAAGTCCATTTGAAATCAGGCCCTTCTCGTAGCATAACTCCTGTTCATCAATCTCCAAATGAGAAGAGAATGACATTTTCCACAGAGCCTGTTTGCAGAAGCAAGGGCAGGAGGAACTCTTTGGGCAGTGAAAGGATAGTAACCTTTAGCACACCTTCTCCTGATAAAAACTCTGTCAGCTCTATTAGGAGTATAAAGGACTACACCACCACACAGAGTGTCAAAGAGCTATCTGTTGATGACAGCCAGGTTGAGGTTACTAGTAAACCCGTAGCATCAAGGACCTCAAATGTTGTAAAGGCTCCGAAGACAACTCCGTGGAAGATGATGACAACTCTAAGGAATCGGCTAGAAGCTCCACAAGCATCATATGATAGAACAAGCCATACAGAG CAGTTTTCAAGAACTCCAGTTGACAACAGGCACGGCCATCTGGCCCGCAGAGCATCGCTTCCCCTGCCAGTATTTGAGACCCCGAACCCGAAGCGCAGCAGCATGAGCATCCTGGAGCGACTGGAGTCCCCCGACGTCTCCGTGAACTCGCCTCGCATCGACAGGATCGCCGAGTTCCCGCTAGCTTCGTGGGAGGAGGGCCCCCTGTTCTCGATCGTGAAGCCCTCGACACCCACCGCCGCCACGCCTCCGTTCGTGGACTGGTCCATCACCAAGGACAAGTGCACGGCCCAGACGCTCCGGTCCGCTGCCACGGCGGGAGCCGACGGTGGTGACAACGGCAGgagcgacgacggcggcggcggcggcggtggcagcgGCTCGTCCTCGGGTCGCGACACCACTgtgacggcggcggcgtcgagccGCGGGTCGTCGGGATCGTCGTTGCTGATGCTGAGGCAGCAGCCGAAGGGGCGGTTCGACACGACGTCGTACCAGCAGCGCGCGGAGGCGCTGGAGGGGCTGCTGGAGTTCAGTGCCCAGCTGCTGCAGCAGGAGCGGTACGAGGAGCTGGGCGTCCTGCTGAGGCCGTTCGGCCCCGACGAGAAGGTGTCCCCCAGGGAGACGGCCATCTGGCTCACCAAGAGCTTCAAGGAGGCAACGGCCACAGGATTGTAG
- the LOC8062234 gene encoding serine/threonine-protein kinase Nek2 isoform X2, with the protein MDQYEVLEQIGKGAFGSALLVRHKLERKKYVLKKIRLARQTDRTRRSAHQEMQLIATVRNPFIVEYKDSWVDKGCSVCIVIGYCEGGDMAEAIKRANDTHFSEEKLCQWLVQLLMALDYLHAHHILHRDVKCSNIFLTRDQNIRLGDFGLAKILTADDLASSVVGTPTYMCPELLADIPYGTKSDIWSLGCCMYEMTALKPAFKAFDMQALINKITKSIVSPLPTRYSGAFRGLVRSMLRRSPEHRPSAAELLKHPHLQPYMLQVHLKSGPSRSITPVHQSPNEKRMTFSTEPVCRSKGRRNSLGSERIVTFSTPSPDKNSVSSIRSIKDYTTTQSVKELSVDDSQVEVTSKPVASRTSNVVKAPKTTPWKMMTTLRNRLEAPQASYDRTSHTEFSRTPVDNRHGHLARRASLPLPVFETPNPKRSSMSILERLESPDVSVNSPRIDRIAEFPLASWEEGPLFSIVKPSTPTAATPPFVDWSITKDKCTAQTLRSAATAGADGGDNGRSDDGGGGGGGSGSSSGRDTTVTAAASSRGSSGSSLLMLRQQPKGRFDTTSYQQRAEALEGLLEFSAQLLQQERYEELGVLLRPFGPDEKVSPRETAIWLTKSFKEATATGL; encoded by the exons ATGGATCAGTACGAGGTGCTGGAGCAGATCGGTAAAGGAGCATTTGGCTCTGCTCTGCTGGTCAGGCATAAGCTGGAGAGGAAGAA GTATGTGTTGAAAAAGATCCGCCTTGCGCGTCAGACAGACCGCACTCGCCGGTCTGCCCACCAGGAG ATGCAGCTCATTGCTACAGTGAGGAATCCATTCATTGTGGAGTACAAGGATTCATGGGTGGATAAG GGTTGCTCCGTCTGCATTGTTATAGGGTATTGTGAGGGAGGAGACAT GGCTGAAGCTATTAAAAGAGCTAATGATACCCACTTTTCTGAAGAG AAGCTTTGCCAGTGGCTAGTGCAGCTTCTCATGGCCCTTGACTATTTGCATGCACATCACATTCTTCACCGTGATGTGAAG TGCTCGAATATATTTCTTACTAGGGATCAGAATATAAGACTTG GTGACTTTGGGCTTGCTAAAATATTGACCGCTGATGATCTAGCATCCTCG GTTGTAGGAACACCAACTTATATGTGCCCAGAACTTCTTGCTGATATACCTTATGGTACCAAATCTGACATTTGGTCACTAG GATGCTGCATGTATGAAATGACTGCACTCAAACCTGCTTTTAAAGCTTTT GATATGCAAGCCCTTATAAACAAGATTACTAAGTCGATAGTATCACCTTTACCAACAAGATATTCTGGTGCATT TCGAGGACTTGTTAGGAGCATGCTACGGAGAAGTCCAGAGCACAGGCCAAGT GCAGCTGAACTACTTAAGCATCCACATCTACAACCGTACATGCTGCAAGTCCATTTGAAATCAGGCCCTTCTCGTAGCATAACTCCTGTTCATCAATCTCCAAATGAGAAGAGAATGACATTTTCCACAGAGCCTGTTTGCAGAAGCAAGGGCAGGAGGAACTCTTTGGGCAGTGAAAGGATAGTAACCTTTAGCACACCTTCTCCTGATAAAAACTCTGTCAGCTCTATTAGGAGTATAAAGGACTACACCACCACACAGAGTGTCAAAGAGCTATCTGTTGATGACAGCCAGGTTGAGGTTACTAGTAAACCCGTAGCATCAAGGACCTCAAATGTTGTAAAGGCTCCGAAGACAACTCCGTGGAAGATGATGACAACTCTAAGGAATCGGCTAGAAGCTCCACAAGCATCATATGATAGAACAAGCCATACAGAG TTTTCAAGAACTCCAGTTGACAACAGGCACGGCCATCTGGCCCGCAGAGCATCGCTTCCCCTGCCAGTATTTGAGACCCCGAACCCGAAGCGCAGCAGCATGAGCATCCTGGAGCGACTGGAGTCCCCCGACGTCTCCGTGAACTCGCCTCGCATCGACAGGATCGCCGAGTTCCCGCTAGCTTCGTGGGAGGAGGGCCCCCTGTTCTCGATCGTGAAGCCCTCGACACCCACCGCCGCCACGCCTCCGTTCGTGGACTGGTCCATCACCAAGGACAAGTGCACGGCCCAGACGCTCCGGTCCGCTGCCACGGCGGGAGCCGACGGTGGTGACAACGGCAGgagcgacgacggcggcggcggcggcggtggcagcgGCTCGTCCTCGGGTCGCGACACCACTgtgacggcggcggcgtcgagccGCGGGTCGTCGGGATCGTCGTTGCTGATGCTGAGGCAGCAGCCGAAGGGGCGGTTCGACACGACGTCGTACCAGCAGCGCGCGGAGGCGCTGGAGGGGCTGCTGGAGTTCAGTGCCCAGCTGCTGCAGCAGGAGCGGTACGAGGAGCTGGGCGTCCTGCTGAGGCCGTTCGGCCCCGACGAGAAGGTGTCCCCCAGGGAGACGGCCATCTGGCTCACCAAGAGCTTCAAGGAGGCAACGGCCACAGGATTGTAG
- the LOC8062234 gene encoding serine/threonine-protein kinase Nek1 isoform X3, translated as MALDYLHAHHILHRDVKCSNIFLTRDQNIRLGDFGLAKILTADDLASSVVGTPTYMCPELLADIPYGTKSDIWSLGCCMYEMTALKPAFKAFDMQALINKITKSIVSPLPTRYSGAFRGLVRSMLRRSPEHRPSAAELLKHPHLQPYMLQVHLKSGPSRSITPVHQSPNEKRMTFSTEPVCRSKGRRNSLGSERIVTFSTPSPDKNSVSSIRSIKDYTTTQSVKELSVDDSQVEVTSKPVASRTSNVVKAPKTTPWKMMTTLRNRLEAPQASYDRTSHTEQFSRTPVDNRHGHLARRASLPLPVFETPNPKRSSMSILERLESPDVSVNSPRIDRIAEFPLASWEEGPLFSIVKPSTPTAATPPFVDWSITKDKCTAQTLRSAATAGADGGDNGRSDDGGGGGGGSGSSSGRDTTVTAAASSRGSSGSSLLMLRQQPKGRFDTTSYQQRAEALEGLLEFSAQLLQQERYEELGVLLRPFGPDEKVSPRETAIWLTKSFKEATATGL; from the exons ATGGCCCTTGACTATTTGCATGCACATCACATTCTTCACCGTGATGTGAAG TGCTCGAATATATTTCTTACTAGGGATCAGAATATAAGACTTG GTGACTTTGGGCTTGCTAAAATATTGACCGCTGATGATCTAGCATCCTCG GTTGTAGGAACACCAACTTATATGTGCCCAGAACTTCTTGCTGATATACCTTATGGTACCAAATCTGACATTTGGTCACTAG GATGCTGCATGTATGAAATGACTGCACTCAAACCTGCTTTTAAAGCTTTT GATATGCAAGCCCTTATAAACAAGATTACTAAGTCGATAGTATCACCTTTACCAACAAGATATTCTGGTGCATT TCGAGGACTTGTTAGGAGCATGCTACGGAGAAGTCCAGAGCACAGGCCAAGT GCAGCTGAACTACTTAAGCATCCACATCTACAACCGTACATGCTGCAAGTCCATTTGAAATCAGGCCCTTCTCGTAGCATAACTCCTGTTCATCAATCTCCAAATGAGAAGAGAATGACATTTTCCACAGAGCCTGTTTGCAGAAGCAAGGGCAGGAGGAACTCTTTGGGCAGTGAAAGGATAGTAACCTTTAGCACACCTTCTCCTGATAAAAACTCTGTCAGCTCTATTAGGAGTATAAAGGACTACACCACCACACAGAGTGTCAAAGAGCTATCTGTTGATGACAGCCAGGTTGAGGTTACTAGTAAACCCGTAGCATCAAGGACCTCAAATGTTGTAAAGGCTCCGAAGACAACTCCGTGGAAGATGATGACAACTCTAAGGAATCGGCTAGAAGCTCCACAAGCATCATATGATAGAACAAGCCATACAGAG CAGTTTTCAAGAACTCCAGTTGACAACAGGCACGGCCATCTGGCCCGCAGAGCATCGCTTCCCCTGCCAGTATTTGAGACCCCGAACCCGAAGCGCAGCAGCATGAGCATCCTGGAGCGACTGGAGTCCCCCGACGTCTCCGTGAACTCGCCTCGCATCGACAGGATCGCCGAGTTCCCGCTAGCTTCGTGGGAGGAGGGCCCCCTGTTCTCGATCGTGAAGCCCTCGACACCCACCGCCGCCACGCCTCCGTTCGTGGACTGGTCCATCACCAAGGACAAGTGCACGGCCCAGACGCTCCGGTCCGCTGCCACGGCGGGAGCCGACGGTGGTGACAACGGCAGgagcgacgacggcggcggcggcggcggtggcagcgGCTCGTCCTCGGGTCGCGACACCACTgtgacggcggcggcgtcgagccGCGGGTCGTCGGGATCGTCGTTGCTGATGCTGAGGCAGCAGCCGAAGGGGCGGTTCGACACGACGTCGTACCAGCAGCGCGCGGAGGCGCTGGAGGGGCTGCTGGAGTTCAGTGCCCAGCTGCTGCAGCAGGAGCGGTACGAGGAGCTGGGCGTCCTGCTGAGGCCGTTCGGCCCCGACGAGAAGGTGTCCCCCAGGGAGACGGCCATCTGGCTCACCAAGAGCTTCAAGGAGGCAACGGCCACAGGATTGTAG
- the LOC8062235 gene encoding protein IQ-DOMAIN 14 — protein MGKAGKWLRSFLPGRRSRDKGGPLAPPAAEPDLSLALPFPLPGAATPGAKEKRRWSFRRPAAASPGPGSAAKDAAAQGRLAPYGLLEPRVDPDQHAVAVAIATAAAAEAAMAAKQAAAAVVRLSASAPGSKRTVIGIEEAAAIKIQAVFRSYLARKALCALRGLVKLQALVRGHLVRRQASHTLRCMQALVAAQNRARAARLRMLDDEKPVRTPRTTPTRRSSPHHPRLRHHQDMAEENVKIVEVDTGAGGVDVHGTPRTSSRRSSCYATPLCRTPSKNELYQKISPTPSALTDASARTYSGRYDDFSFATARASPYRYAYAPSRQQLQQQHYHHHHHHDEGADDDKPAADHPLLVPSYMANTESSRAKARSQSAPRQRLSVSSSSASAATAEVAWQPSGSGRRRASLEAQAQATPGARGLVAPRYGYGPARVQRCPSQASAPGACPWGARLDRWSASAHDSECGSTSTVMTAATTPYCWSLTADNAGMA, from the exons ATGGGCAAGGCGGGCAAGTGGCTCAGGAGCTTCCTCCCGGGCAGGAGGAGCAGGGACAAGGGCGGGCCGCTCGCGCCACCGGCGGCGGAGCCCGACCTGTCGCTGGCGCTGCCGTTCCCGCTCCCGGGGGCGGCCACGCCCGGCGCCAAGGAGAAGCGGAGGTGGAGCTTCCGGCGCCCGGCCGCGGCGTCGCCCGGGCCCGGGTCGGCGGCCAAGGACGCCGCAGCGCAGGGCCGCCTCGCGCCCTACGGCTTGCTGGAGCCGCGGGTAGACCCGGACCAGCACGCCGTCGCTGTGGCCATTGCCACGGCCGCCGCGGCCGAGGCGGCCATGGCCGCCAAGCAGGCCGCCGCGGCGGTCGTCAGGCTCTCCGCGTCCGCGCCCGGGTCCAAGCGCACCGTCATCGGCATCGAGGAGGCCGCCGCGATCAAGATCCAGGCCGTCTTCAGATCCTACCTG GCGAGGAAGGCGCTGTGCGCGCTGCGAGGGCTGGTCAAGCTGCAGGCGCTGGTGCGCGGCCACCTGGTGCGGCGCCAGGCCAGCCACACCCTGCGCTGCATGCAGGCGCTCGTCGCCGCGCAGAACAgggcgcgcgcggcgcgccTCCGGATGCTCGACGACGAGAAGCCCGTCCGGACGCCGCGGACGACGCCGACACGGCGCAGCTCGCCGCACCACCCCCGGCTCCGGCACCACCAG GACATGGCGGAGGAGAACGTCAAGATCGTGGAGGTGGACACCGGCGCCGGCGGAGTCGACGTGCACGGCACGCCGCGCACGTCGTCCAGGCGCAGCAGCTGCTACGCGACGCCGCTGTGCCGCACGCCGTCCAAGAACGAGCTGTACCAGAAGATCTCGCCGACGCCGTCCGCGCTCACCGACGCCAGCGCGCGCACGTACAGCGGCCGGTACGACGACTTCTCCTTCGCCACCGCGCGGGCCAGCCCGTACCGCTACGCCTATGCGCCGTCGAggcagcagctgcagcagcagcactaccatcaccatcaccaccacgacgagggcgcggacgACGACAAGCCCGCGGCGGACCACCCACTGCTCGTGCCCAGCTACATGGCGAACACGGAGTCGTCGCGCGCCAAGGCGCGGTCGCAGAGCGCGCCGCGGCAGCGGCTGtcggtgtcgtcgtcgtcggcgtcggccgcCACCGCCGAGGTGGCCTGGCAGCCCAGCGGCAGCGGGCGGCGCAGGGCGTCGCTGGAGGCGCAGGCGCAGGCGACGCCGGGCGCGCGCGGGCTGGTGGCGCCCAGGTACGGCTACGGCCCCGCGCGCGTGCAGCGGTGCCCGTCGCAGGCCAGCGCGCCCGGGGCGTGCCCCTGGGGCGCCAGGCTCGACCGGTGGAGCGCGTCGGCGCACGACAGCGAGTGCGGGTCCACGAGCACGGTCATGACCGCCGCCACCACCCCCTACTGCTGGTCActgaccgccgacaacgccggcATGGCTTGA